A region of the Rattus norvegicus strain BN/NHsdMcwi chromosome Y, GRCr8, whole genome shotgun sequence genome:
CCGAGCTTCTTTTTGTAGTAGAGACTTCTTAAGAAAGCTTTAAGTAATCAGATGCAAGCAAATGCCTGTGTACAGTCTAGCCCCATGAgacacatctacaacacaactacTACATCTAAAGTTCAAGGAAGACTAGTAAAAAAAACTTTGAAGAGCCAGAAGACCAGAATGAATGCTGTATAATTTTGCCATGTAGGTAGGACAGGGAACTGACACACATGAAATCTCAAAAGATGGGTTCACGTAATTAAGACCTGAACAATGATAACACTGACTACCCTAGTATAGATCAGAAAAAATTTCACTGGGACCCCTAGATGAAGAGGTAGAGACAAAAACCACTAACAGGAAAGGTGAGTCCCTAAAATCTTTTAATCCAACCAGCCCTggaaacaaacagaacagaaaacaagacttaGCTGGCTGTACTTTCATGTTTAGCTTATGTTATTTATGCATCAATGTTTAAAGAGACAACTGTTGCGTCTCAGGTAGTCCAAATAACCATAAATGAGGTCAAGCTGGACTCTAGGATTTCTAAATGTTAGAAAATCCAACATTTCTCAGGGACTTGTGAAATGGAAACTTTGTGAAAGGGAAACTCTGTCAAGTTTCTCTTAAGTCAGGCAGGAGGACATGGGTGCCTTCCACTGACATATCCCTGTGGCTATTAATCAAAGAATAGGCCTACTTCAGGTTCCTTCTGTCCCCATTCACAGTACATTTCAAAGCCCAAACTAGCCTCCTGGTCCTTTCTCTCACCATCCTCATGGCTCTATTTCTAGCTATTTCTCAGGCTATGCTCCCTCTCTTCATCTCTTACTATCTGCACTATCCTCTCCTGTTTCCCAGCTCTGCTCATGTCCAATCTACTATCTGCTCTGAATTCTTCTAGATGCCTCCAGACATTTTCTCTCTTATTCACAGTAAAACCTTTATACTGCACcctctcaaattaaaaaaatgaagttggGGGGTCATAGATTTGAAAATATAGGGGGAAGGAATGCTGTAAATTTTAAATacaaactaaaaatatttaaagaaaaactaagaGAGTAGCCTAGGACAGTGGTGACACataactttaattccagcagttgggagtcagaggtagatggatctctgtgttcaaggacagcctagtctacagaatgagttccaagatagGACTGCATAATAACAGCCTAAAGTCCTTGTctcaacaaatgaacaaacaaaatacaaaactacAACAATCTATGAGAAGATGGAGAAAGGTAGCAGTGGTAAAGCATAAGAAAAAAATTGGCACAAATGTGCAATCTGAGGATATAGGAGGAATGATAGCCACAAgcagccagtctggtctatagagttcTAAACCACTCCATGTTCGACAGCAAGGCTATTTCAAACACCAAAATGTAGGCTGATGAGTTAGCTTTAGTAGGTAAAGGTATTTGCTAACAAACAATGTGACTTGAGGTTGATCATTAAGGTACAGAGGGTAGGAAACTTCACCAGTGAATCAAGTTAAAGAAAATCTAGAGACAGAAAACAGGATAGAGTGTAAGTCAACAACAGAAATGCTGGTAGTACTGGTCCTGGAGCCATAGCCTTTtcatttaatcctagcacctcTGAGGCAGAGACAGCTGCATCATTTTCAGTTCAAGCTAGGTAGATCTATATTGCAACTTTTAGGCCAGCAAAGTTACAGTAAAACcatatttcaaacaaaacaaaaccataataaAAAATGGATGTGATCACCAGCACTGTGTTTTgtttacaaaaaataaagaattgaataaatatgtatgtatcaaAATGCATAAAAGATCAAGTATGTTGTGTATGTAAACATTTTACAAATAACATTCACAATGAAaatcttgttttgtttacttGTAACTTTGTACCACCTTTATCTCTTattcaattatttaaacaaatgcatTCATAATGGTGTACTTTACAAATACcttgttttattaattaaaaatgagatttCCAATAGTTCAAGCATGCAAGTTCACAAGTATAGTAAACATTTTgctatactttttattttaataaaatgaggAGAGATTAGGCACATGCAGCGCTAGCATCTAATAGTAACACAATAAAGCAATTACTAACTTTATAGTAACTTAAATTTAACATTTACATTCAGCTAGTTAGATGCATTATACACTGAAAATATTGCTGGCTGATAAAAATGAACGTAAAACATCACTGTTTATGGCAACACAAAGATATAACCACATGTTTGAAGATTACAAATATGCCAGACAGTTAcaatactgaaacaaatagatCATGTAAATTCAAACAAACTGAGAAAATGTTTAGTTTTCACTAGTATCTTAAATATATCAAAACCTTGGCATGTCATTATTCCAATTGCCTTtcattttgtcaaaaaaaaaaaaaaaagtgtagccACATCACCAATACTGGGTTAGATTAATTTGACTCAAGTTTAGTAGAACTTAACATTAAAAGCTCACACTACCCAAAATATACTATTTCATATACAGTGACAATCAACATTCAAATACCAGTGTTTTTATACTGTCTTTTGGTCAAGTTTCTTTAAGCTTTCAAAGAATCATTTTTAGgcttacaaaaataaatatttgtcaaaatgttcaataaatattacACAAACTAGCAGCAAAGTCTGTTATGTGCAAATAGGTTTTCTTAACTATCATTCCAAGGTCCAAGGGAAATTTTCTGAACCAAGTAATCACTGTAAAACACTGTAATCAGCAATCTCCAATTGGAACTTCAAGGACTTGTACATAAGATACACATATAAAATTCTCTTCATGTGCAATAAAATAAGTACTTTGTAAAAAGTTATGGGCAAAATGTACAGTCTAAACTGCTAAAATTCAAATAGCACCGTAACAAATGACCTTGATAATACTGTCAAGTACACCtactttaataaaattttaatacaaGGCACAATACACTTGAAAAATCTATTGCACTTTTAGAAAACTTTGTTAACTTATGACATTTTTAATGTCTTAGGTTTTGAAATTTATTGTATTGTATTCTATCCAGGAAATTCTCAAAGTAAAAGGCATTTTTAGTGATGGACAATCATCTTTGGCAAATTAAAATATGACTATAATACAATGGAAACCTATGCAactaaaatatatgaaaactGCACTGTATAATTAGTACATAGATCCAACCTGTGAGACCTCAGCAATTGCAATTTGTTATTCTTATATTTACATAATATGTAtgtaagccttttttttttacatttccacatagtttaacagaaaaaaatgtgactGTGTAAAAATAAAAGCCTGCTGCTGCATAATCCTTTCTGTTCATACTCTCTTGACCAAAAAACACCAACACTAGCATGCATTAAAGACCAGAATTAACAAGATTGTGATATGTTCTGGTCACTGCCATGGTCAGCCATTAATATGTCATTTTTATGTATGGCAGGCATTAAATAAATCTCAACTTTATATCCTAAATTCCTCACcaaattttttaattttcctgtaGAAGTATGCCAATGTAAATTACTTAAAATAGTAAATGAGGAATCATTCTAGTGATCTGTATTAGTGCTTTCAAAAATAAAGGATATAAccatatataatcatattttttaaaaagtttaagtgCCAATCCAAGATAGAGTGAGCAATTCAGAACTTTAGCTTTGTATTGTCTGCCACattacaaacttaaaaaaaaaagttttaccaCCAACTCTGCATATACCAAAAATTTCCTATTCAGGTTATGCCTAAATTCTTTCACCATCATATTTAGCAATTAAGTGATTTCTGTTAAGGTGTCTCACACTTGTGTGCCAAGGTTCAATTAACTTATTAAAACAATTGGTATCTTGAGCATTATTGAGCGAACAGGACATCAGATAAGTTGTTTAAAGTCAAAAGTCACAGTACATTAACAAATGATCCTCAGTCACAAATTATAAATGCAGTTTAGGGTGCAACCAAGCAGGAAGGGATTTAATCCAACTACAATAATTCTTCACATCAACTTTTGAATAGGGTTACAGGTTGTGACTTTGAGCTCTCATGAATTTTTAGAAGAATCACAGCTGGTAATGTACTGCAAGTTCTTGAAGCTACACAATACAGTCTGGCTAAGTTACATGTGGTTTCCATATTAGCTATATGAAATGACGATTTAGGCACAAATTCAATTGCCCCACCAGTCAACTGCCTGGGAGTTATAATTTCCTCCATATCCTTCATTGCTGTAGAAACCTCCATAGCCAcctatcaagaaaaaaaaaagttatccaCTGTTACCATGATACCATTCAAAAAAAGTCTCATGATACAGCATTATTTTCTCCTATAAATTACCTTCAAAACATGATTAAAGCaagaaataaacaacaaaatcccCTTCTAACACAAAAACTTAACATTACCTCCACCAAATCCTCTGTTGTGGGTACTACCACTAGTTCGGCTGCTGTTGGCACGATTATTATTAAACCCAGAATTTGCATAACCACTGCTCTGTCGATAGTCTCTGGCACCAAATCCTCCACTGAATCTGCTAATGCAAGAAAAAACATTATCCAAGTATGCTATCCAATTAAAATATCATGCTCAAATTTGACATTTTATTTGGGAAACTTATTTTCCATTGtagaaaatgtcctgtaattgtATCTTCAAAACCTTAATAGTGTAGTAGAACTGTCAATTTGTTCTGTAATCTTTTCTAATTACTCATCAAAATATTTGGTGAAGAATTATGTAAGGTTTGGTAAAATCTTGCTATGCAAGCCTGTAAACTAGAGTTTGTTTTCTGAAGTCCACATACACTCCACATCATTCATGGCTGTATAGACACATAtgacacataataataattaaaaactaaTTCAGTACCTTAGGTTAGGCTTAACTCTAAATAAactataataatgaaaaaaacctcaaaacaaTTCTTACCTTTTAGAACGTCCCCGGCTGTTTCCCTTGTAGTGGTGTTCATAAGCCATACTTTCCAACCAAGATGGTACTTCTTGTTTAGCCTCAACGAGGAGATCTAACAAATCTTTCGTAATGTTCAAATTCCTCTCATTGAAAAAAGAGGTGGCAAGAcctaaaaggtttttaaaaatacctaAGGCCTATGTTTCCACAAAGTAGTTTCCTGTGGTTTCCTTTCCCATACAGTTAAGAGAATATATTTTGTAACATCACTAAATATAAGGGTGAAAAAGAGTTTGTAACTGATAtaaaatttctctcttttttttttaaagacagggtctcattataatATCTCCCTGGTTGGATATCCACTATGTAGATCATGCTGGCCTAGAGCACATAGAGATCCAATTGCTTTTGTATTCCAAATTCTAGGATTAAAGTCATATTCCAGTAAGATATGCtttcaagtttctttttaaaacaaataaaaaattaaggctCTTTAGGCTTTCGAGATTACTTAGGCTGATTTTGGAATACAAGAATCTCTAGCACTATCAAAAACCCTGTGTTCAAgccagtaatttaaaaaaatatactatAGTTTAAGGCCATCTGAGAAACAGAACAAGACCCtgccccaaaacaaaaccaaaaaccaaaattcAAGGACAAAACTGCTTTGCTaatatatccattaaaaaaaaaaaaaaaaatcggtgAAATGGCCCACGCCTAATGATCTGAACTCAACCCACATAATAAAAAGACCCATGTctccataagttgtcctctgatttttaCAAGTATATTACTGAAACATGTGCATGAATatccacaaataaataaatatagaaggaGTAAAGATGTAGTTCAAGTGATAAAGGtctttgaggtctttgatcccaagattcagaggaaaagaaacaaCATTAACACTTTACCAAGGTTTCCTACGCGTCCTGTGCGGCCAATACGATGCACATATTCTTCAATATCACTTGGCAAATCAAAATTGATAACATGTTTCACATTTGAAATGTCTAGACCTCTTGCTGCCACCTGAAAAATAATACTAATTAAATTAAAGTAACAGTCAGacaaaataactaaaaaataaaatatacatacagCTGTAGCCACTAAAATTGGCTTCCTCCCTGAGCGGAATTGGTGAAGGGCCTCCTCTCgatctttctgtgatctgtctccATGAATACTAGTACATGCATATCTTTCTTGAAATAAGAAGTTCTCCAGTGAATCTGCACCCTTTTTAGTCTCCACAAATACTAAAGTCAATGAATCCTTCCCTGAAAAATTACAAGGTTTTGTTTATTAACAGTAACTTGATATCACTGCTTATTCTAAAATTTAATAAGCTTAGTGATTTGAGAAAACTGCTTAGTGAAAGGAGGGTACAGAAACACATATATcatacacagcatacacacagagGATAGGAGGATTTGCAAGGCTGACTGGATAATCTATCTGAACTTGTAAGCTTCAGGGTCAGtcagagactgtctcagaaaatgaagaagatacccaaatatatacacacacacatagacacagagacaacCACACATACAGAACAAGTGGGACTATAAAGTAATACTAGAAACTAAAGTGGAATTTTACAgggattttcattttattaaataaaggATTCATAATTTTACCTGTTGCATTTAAGAGATCAAGTAAAAATGACCGTTTGTCTAACTCTTCAACCCATACTACTTTCTGTGTGATGTTCTCAGAAGTAGAGCCTACTCTGCCTACAGCCAGAAAGATGTATTCATCTAAAAAGTCACGAGCAAGCatctgaaaatgaaaagaaaaataaaagccagaAACTTAAATTATCTATGTAATACATAAATCACCaaactttgtttaaaaataaaatgttccaaAATAAAATTGTAACAAATAGTACCTGTATCTCCTTAGGAAAAGTAGCACTAAACATCATGGTGTGACGAACTCCCTTTGGTGGCATAGTGTCCTGTTCAACTATACGACGTATCTGAGGTTCAAATCCCATATCCAGCATCCTGTCAGCTTCATCCAACACTAAGTATCTATTAATAAAAAGTATACTTATTGGCCTCTACAGTTAACTGTTGAGTAAATTGTTCTCATATTTAATTTAACATCTCAAGTCTTAAGCACAGTAGCTTCTAATTTGATATACtatttaaatattgtttaataatttttaaatggagggctggagagatggctcagaggttaagagcactatctgctcttccagaggtcctgagttcaattcccagcaaccacatggtggctcacaaccatctataatcaggtctggtgccctcttctggcctgcaggtgcatacatgcaggcagaaagctgtatgatgtatacataataaataaataaataaatgttttaaaaaaataatttttaaatgtatcttaATCAAAATTAATCAGAATGAAAAttaagggaaggaaaaagaaaggaaagaagaaaaagacaatcaACTTCACTTGTTCAACATTGTGATTTTGAagtcatacacagacacacacagacacacagacacagatacacacacacacacacaatcattaaAACTGTGACAGTACAAAAATACACCTATTATTCCAGAAATGGGAAGGATGAGGCTGGAGAAATAACTGTAAGCTCTAGCCTGGGTCACAATGGAGAGGTTCCATTTAATAAACTTAATGAGGAAGTCTTACATGACAGACCAGTATACCACAGCATATACattgaagaattaaaaaagacCTTCATAGCCTTATTTCTTTTATCAAAATTAACATACTTGCAGAAATCTAGTCCAATCTTTCCTCTTTCCATCATGTCCACTAGACGTCCTGGTGTGGCAACTAACAAGTGGCATCCTCGTTCTAAGTCCCGAATCTGTTGAACAGTATCAGCACCACCATACACTACACAAGGTCGGACTCTAGACCGGTACGAAAACTATAAGCAAAAAATTATTAGTCACAGAAACattgaaattaagaaaaagaaaaaaattattaaaaactatGCTTACTTTTCTGGCTTCCTCATAGATCTGCACAGCCAATTCTCTTGTTGGAGCTAACACCAAGGAGATTGGGTATTGTTTACGGCGACCATATCTTCCGTTTTCCTAAGAATTAAGTATAACTTTAGGGATTATGATCTAAAAttttacctgttttgtttttaaatttgtttcattttctgtgcatgcatgttttgTTTGCATGAATGTTTATGAACTGTGTCTATATTCTGACAAAAGCCAGGAGTTACAGACATTATGGGGAGTCATATGAATGTTTGGAATCAAACCCCAATACAATACTTTGTAAGAACTCCCAATACTCTTAAGTACTAAGCATTTCTTGAGTCATGACTTATTTTTTAACGTTCACCAAACTACAGTGCCACATGTAATTTAAGAAGTGTTTGAAAATGAAGTCTTCAATTCCTATCCAatgttctcttctcccttctgagGACACTACATGGACATGGTTCATAGATAGACACCCAAAGAAAACATGAGGACACAAAAATTAGTAACTGTCACCTTCATAGCCTTCAAAGCCTCTCCTGGACCATCTGTGTAAATCTGACTGAGAATGGGCAGTAGAAATGCAGCAGTTTTTCCAGACCCTGTTTAGAAAACTCTGTATTATTATCTCTAAAAATTTAAGAAG
Encoded here:
- the Ddx3y gene encoding ATP-dependent RNA helicase DDX3Y isoform X8: MAAENTVGLDQQFAGLDMNSDNQNGGVSTESKGRYIPPHLRNRETSKELRTKPRALCVLGVCDKDNSGWSKDKDAYSSFGSRDSRGKPNYFSDRGSGSRGRFDDPGRSDYDCIASRDRSGFGKFERSGYSRWGDKSDEDDWSKPLPPSERLEQELFSGGNTGINFEKYDDIPVEATGNNCPPHIENFSDVEMGEIIMGNIELTRYTRPTPVQKHAIPIIKEKRDLMACAQTGSGKTAAFLLPILSQIYTDGPGEALKAMKENGRYGRRKQYPISLVLAPTRELAVQIYEEARKFSYRSRVRPCVVYGGADTVQQIRDLERGCHLLVATPGRLVDMMERGKIGLDFCKYLVLDEADRMLDMGFEPQIRRIVEQDTMPPKGVRHTMMFSATFPKEIQMLARDFLDEYIFLAVGRVGSTSENITQKVVWVEELDKRSFLLDLLNATGKDSLTLVFVETKKGADSLENFLFQERYACTSIHGDRSQKDREEALHQFRSGRKPILVATAVAARGLDISNVKHVINFDLPSDIEEYVHRIGRTGRVGNLGLATSFFNERNLNITKDLLDLLVEAKQEVPSWLESMAYEHHYKGNSRGRSKSRFSGGFGARDYRQSSGYANSGFNNNRANSSRTSGSTHNRGFGGGGYGGFYSNEGYGGNYNSQAVDWWGN
- the Ddx3y gene encoding ATP-dependent RNA helicase DDX3Y isoform X3, producing the protein MAAENTVGLDQQFAGLDMNSDNQNGGVSTESKGRYIPPHLRNRETSKELRTKPRALCVLGVCDKDNSGWSKDKDAYSSFGSRDSRGKPNYFSDRGSGSRGRFDDPGRSDYDCIASRDRSGFGKFERSGYSRWGDKSDEDDWSKPLPPSERLEQELFSGGNTGINFEKYDDIPVEATGNNCPPHIENFSDVEMGEIIMGNIELTRYTRPTPVQKHAIPIIKEKRDLMACAQTGSGKTAAFLLPILSQIYTDGPGEALKAMKENGRYGRRKQYPISLVLAPTRELAVQIYEEARKFSYRSRVRPCVVYGGADTVQQIRDLERGCHLLVATPGRLVDMMERGKIGLDFCKYLVLDEADRMLDMGFEPQIRRIVEQDTMPPKGVRHTMMFSATFPKEIQMLARDFLDEYIFLAVGRVGSTSENITQKVVWVEELDKRSFLLDLLNATGKDSLTLVFVETKKGADSLENFLFQERYACTSIHGDRSQKDREEALHQFRSGRKPILVATAVCIFYFLVILSDCYFNLISIIFQVAARGLDISNVKHVINFDLPSDIEEYVHRIGRTGRVGNLGLATSFFNERNLNITKDLLDLLVEAKQEVPSWLESMAYEHHYKGNSRGRSKSRFSGGFGARDYRQSSGYANSGFNNNRANSSRTSGSTHNRGFGGGGYGGFYSNEGYGGNYNSQAVDWWGN
- the Ddx3y gene encoding ATP-dependent RNA helicase DDX3Y isoform X9 — protein: MAAENTVGLDQQFAGLDMNSDNQNGGVSTESKGRYIPPHLRNRETSKELRTKPRALCVLGVCDKDNSGWSKDKDAYSSFGSRDSRGKPNYFSDRGSGSRGRFDDPGRSDYDCIASRDRSGFGKFERSGYSRWGDKSDEDDWSKPLPPSERLEQELFSGGNTGINFEKYDDIPVEATGNNCPPHIENFSDVEMGEIIMGNIELTRYTRPTPVQKHAIPIIKEKRDLMACAQTGSGKTAAFLLPILSQIYTDGPGEALKAMKENGRYGRRKQYPISLVLAPTRELAVQIYEEARKFSYRSRVRPCVVYGGADTVQQIRDLERGCHLLVATPGRLVDMMERGKIGLDFCKYLVLDEADRMLDMGFEPQIRRIVEQDTMPPKGVRHTMMFSATFPKEIQMLARDFLDEYIFLAVGRVGSTSENITQKVVWVEELDKRSFLLDLLNATGKDSLTLVFVETKKGADSLENFLFQERYACTSIHGDRSQKDREEALHQFRSGRKPILVATAVAARGLDISNVKHVINFDLPSDIEEYVHRIGRTGRVGNLGLATSFFNERNLNITKDLLDLLVEAKQEVPSWLESMAYEHHYKGNSRGRSKRFSGGFGARDYRQSSGYANSGFNNNRANSSRTSGSTHNRGFGGGGYGGFYSNEGYGGNYNSQAVDWWGN
- the Ddx3y gene encoding ATP-dependent RNA helicase DDX3Y isoform X10, which translates into the protein MPTSLGTNNVYVMQFAGLDMNSDNQNGGVSTESSVCDKDNSGWSKDKDAYSSFGSRDSRGKPNYFSDRGSGSRGRFDDPGRSDYDCIASRDRSGFGKFERSGYSRWGDKSDEDDWSKPLPPSERLEQELFSGGNTGINFEKYDDIPVEATGNNCPPHIENFSDVEMGEIIMGNIELTRYTRPTPVQKHAIPIIKEKRDLMACAQTGSGKTAAFLLPILSQIYTDGPGEALKAMKENGRYGRRKQYPISLVLAPTRELAVQIYEEARKFSYRSRVRPCVVYGGADTVQQIRDLERGCHLLVATPGRLVDMMERGKIGLDFCKYLVLDEADRMLDMGFEPQIRRIVEQDTMPPKGVRHTMMFSATFPKEIQMLARDFLDEYIFLAVGRVGSTSENITQKVVWVEELDKRSFLLDLLNATGKDSLTLVFVETKKGADSLENFLFQERYACTSIHGDRSQKDREEALHQFRSGRKPILVATAVCIFYFLVILSDCYFNLISIIFQVAARGLDISNVKHVINFDLPSDIEEYVHRIGRTGRVGNLGLATSFFNERNLNITKDLLDLLVEAKQEVPSWLESMAYEHHYKGNSRGRSKSRFSGGFGARDYRQSSGYANSGFNNNRANSSRTSGSTHNRGFGGGGYGGFYSNEGYGGNYNSQAVDWWGN
- the Ddx3y gene encoding ATP-dependent RNA helicase DDX3Y isoform X15, which codes for MAAENTVGLDQQFAGLDMNSDNQNGGVSTESSVCDKDNSGWSKDKDAYSSFGSRDSRGKPNYFSDRGSGSRGRFDDPGRSDYDCIASRDRSGFGKFERSGYSRWGDKSDEDDWSKPLPPSERLEQELFSGGNTGINFEKYDDIPVEATGNNCPPHIENFSDVEMGEIIMGNIELTRYTRPTPVQKHAIPIIKEKRDLMACAQTGSGKTAAFLLPILSQIYTDGPGEALKAMKENGRYGRRKQYPISLVLAPTRELAVQIYEEARKFSYRSRVRPCVVYGGADTVQQIRDLERGCHLLVATPGRLVDMMERGKIGLDFCKYLVLDEADRMLDMGFEPQIRRIVEQDTMPPKGVRHTMMFSATFPKEIQMLARDFLDEYIFLAVGRVGSTSENITQKVVWVEELDKRSFLLDLLNATGKDSLTLVFVETKKGADSLENFLFQERYACTSIHGDRSQKDREEALHQFRSGRKPILVATAVAARGLDISNVKHVINFDLPSDIEEYVHRIGRTGRVGNLGLATSFFNERNLNITKDLLDLLVEAKQEVPSWLESMAYEHHYKGNSRGRSKRFSGGFGARDYRQSSGYANSGFNNNRANSSRTSGSTHNRGFGGGGYGGFYSNEGYGGNYNSQAVDWWGN
- the Ddx3y gene encoding ATP-dependent RNA helicase DDX3Y isoform X14, whose protein sequence is MPTSLGTNNVYVMQFAGLDMNSDNQNGGVSTESSVCDKDNSGWSKDKDAYSSFGSRDSRGKPNYFSDRGSGSRGRFDDPGRSDYDCIASRDRSGFGKFERSGYSRWGDKSDEDDWSKPLPPSERLEQELFSGGNTGINFEKYDDIPVEATGNNCPPHIENFSDVEMGEIIMGNIELTRYTRPTPVQKHAIPIIKEKRDLMACAQTGSGKTAAFLLPILSQIYTDGPGEALKAMKENGRYGRRKQYPISLVLAPTRELAVQIYEEARKFSYRSRVRPCVVYGGADTVQQIRDLERGCHLLVATPGRLVDMMERGKIGLDFCKYLVLDEADRMLDMGFEPQIRRIVEQDTMPPKGVRHTMMFSATFPKEIQMLARDFLDEYIFLAVGRVGSTSENITQKVVWVEELDKRSFLLDLLNATGKDSLTLVFVETKKGADSLENFLFQERYACTSIHGDRSQKDREEALHQFRSGRKPILVATAVAARGLDISNVKHVINFDLPSDIEEYVHRIGRTGRVGNLGLATSFFNERNLNITKDLLDLLVEAKQEVPSWLESMAYEHHYKGNSRGRSKSRFSGGFGARDYRQSSGYANSGFNNNRANSSRTSGSTHNRGFGGGGYGGFYSNEGYGGNYNSQAVDWWGN
- the Ddx3y gene encoding ATP-dependent RNA helicase DDX3Y isoform X13; the protein is MAAENTVGLDQQFAGLDMNSDNQNGGVSTESKGRYIPPHLRNRETSKGVCDKDNSGWSKDKDAYSSFGSRDSRGKPNYFSDRGSGSRGRFDDPGRSDYDCIASRDRSGFGKFERSGYSRWGDKSDEDDWSKPLPPSERLEQELFSGGNTGINFEKYDDIPVEATGNNCPPHIENFSDVEMGEIIMGNIELTRYTRPTPVQKHAIPIIKEKRDLMACAQTGSGKTAAFLLPILSQIYTDGPGEALKAMKENGRYGRRKQYPISLVLAPTRELAVQIYEEARKFSYRSRVRPCVVYGGADTVQQIRDLERGCHLLVATPGRLVDMMERGKIGLDFCKYLVLDEADRMLDMGFEPQIRRIVEQDTMPPKGVRHTMMFSATFPKEIQMLARDFLDEYIFLAVGRVGSTSENITQKVVWVEELDKRSFLLDLLNATGKDSLTLVFVETKKGADSLENFLFQERYACTSIHGDRSQKDREEALHQFRSGRKPILVATAVAARGLDISNVKHVINFDLPSDIEEYVHRIGRTGRVGNLGLATSFFNERNLNITKDLLDLLVEAKQEVPSWLESMAYEHHYKGNSRGRSKRFSGGFGARDYRQSSGYANSGFNNNRANSSRTSGSTHNRGFGGGGYGGFYSNEGYGGNYNSQAVDWWGN
- the Ddx3y gene encoding ATP-dependent RNA helicase DDX3Y isoform X5, coding for MAAENTVGLDQQFAGLDMNSDNQNGGVSTESKGRYIPPHLRNRETSKGVCDKDNSGWSKDKDAYSSFGSRDSRGKPNYFSDRGSGSRGRFDDPGRSDYDCIASRDRSGFGKFERSGYSRWGDKSDEDDWSKPLPPSERLEQELFSGGNTGINFEKYDDIPVEATGNNCPPHIENFSDVEMGEIIMGNIELTRYTRPTPVQKHAIPIIKEKRDLMACAQTGSGKTAAFLLPILSQIYTDGPGEALKAMKENGRYGRRKQYPISLVLAPTRELAVQIYEEARKFSYRSRVRPCVVYGGADTVQQIRDLERGCHLLVATPGRLVDMMERGKIGLDFCKYLVLDEADRMLDMGFEPQIRRIVEQDTMPPKGVRHTMMFSATFPKEIQMLARDFLDEYIFLAVGRVGSTSENITQKVVWVEELDKRSFLLDLLNATGKDSLTLVFVETKKGADSLENFLFQERYACTSIHGDRSQKDREEALHQFRSGRKPILVATAVCIFYFLVILSDCYFNLISIIFQVAARGLDISNVKHVINFDLPSDIEEYVHRIGRTGRVGNLGLATSFFNERNLNITKDLLDLLVEAKQEVPSWLESMAYEHHYKGNSRGRSKSRFSGGFGARDYRQSSGYANSGFNNNRANSSRTSGSTHNRGFGGGGYGGFYSNEGYGGNYNSQAVDWWGN
- the Ddx3y gene encoding ATP-dependent RNA helicase DDX3Y isoform X11 — its product is MAAENTVGLDQQFAGLDMNSDNQNGGVSTESSVCDKDNSGWSKDKDAYSSFGSRDSRGKPNYFSDRGSGSRGRFDDPGRSDYDCIASRDRSGFGKFERSGYSRWGDKSDEDDWSKPLPPSERLEQELFSGGNTGINFEKYDDIPVEATGNNCPPHIENFSDVEMGEIIMGNIELTRYTRPTPVQKHAIPIIKEKRDLMACAQTGSGKTAAFLLPILSQIYTDGPGEALKAMKENGRYGRRKQYPISLVLAPTRELAVQIYEEARKFSYRSRVRPCVVYGGADTVQQIRDLERGCHLLVATPGRLVDMMERGKIGLDFCKYLVLDEADRMLDMGFEPQIRRIVEQDTMPPKGVRHTMMFSATFPKEIQMLARDFLDEYIFLAVGRVGSTSENITQKVVWVEELDKRSFLLDLLNATGKDSLTLVFVETKKGADSLENFLFQERYACTSIHGDRSQKDREEALHQFRSGRKPILVATAVCIFYFLVILSDCYFNLISIIFQVAARGLDISNVKHVINFDLPSDIEEYVHRIGRTGRVGNLGLATSFFNERNLNITKDLLDLLVEAKQEVPSWLESMAYEHHYKGNSRGRSKSRFSGGFGARDYRQSSGYANSGFNNNRANSSRTSGSTHNRGFGGGGYGGFYSNEGYGGNYNSQAVDWWGN